From a single Miscanthus floridulus cultivar M001 chromosome 8, ASM1932011v1, whole genome shotgun sequence genomic region:
- the LOC136473574 gene encoding protein VACUOLELESS GAMETOPHYTES-like — translation MGASQSVVSGHHAHPEGRHHRLKRVSGNEVREPCMICAKPVELGEQAYRCRHAGCGFVLHDACYHLPKKMKHFAHSGHHHHLTLSDGHQLPAGRRSCNICAVNFDTTGGGGRPSSFIYGCKRCSGFYAHQRCCRLPRTMHNTALHQHALTLLPPLAPQPRANGHGSRGGGRRCLNAAGKCNNAKRLENDAMSYQCNQCDVEVCLACQLPPVPEPDHGGPAVEPKNSCGNVVESLSAVGQQLATATGIVLRALCCAWLGAPMAAPTPAPSKS, via the coding sequence ATGGGTGCTTCGCAGTCCGTGGTCTCAGGCCACCATGCCCACCCCGAGGGAAGGCACCACCGCCTCAAGCGCGTGAGCGGCAACGAGGTGAGGGAGCCGTGCATGATCTGCGCGAAGCCCGTCGAGCTCGGGGAGCAGGCTTACCGCTGCCGTCACGCCGGCTGCGGCTTCGTCCTCCACGACGCCTGCTACCACCTCCCCAAGAAGATGAAGCACTTTGCGCACTCTGGCCATCACCATCACCTCACGCTCTCCGACGGGCACCAACTGCCCGCCGGCCGCCGGTCATGCAACATCTGCGCCGTAAACTTCGACactaccggcggcggcggcaggccgTCCTCTTTCATCTATGGCTGCAAGCGGTGCAGCGGCTTCTACGCGCACCAGCGCTGCTGCCGGCTCCCGCGGACAATGCACAACACTGCGCTGCACCAGCACGCGCTCACGCTCCTCCCGCCGCTGGCGCCGCAGCCCCGCGCGAACGGGCATGGCAGCCGTGGCGGCGGCCGCAGATGCCTCAACGCCGCTGGGAAGTGCAACAACGCCAAGCGACTTGAAAACGACGCCATGTCGTACCAGTGCAACCAGTGCGACGTGGAGGTCTGCCTCGCGTGCCAACTGCCGCCGGTTCCGGAGCCGGACCACGGCGGCCCCGCCGTGGAGCCGAAGAACAGCTGCGGCAACGTTGTCGAAAGCCTTAGTGCGGTGGGGCAGCAACTGGCGACTGCGACGGGAATCGTACTCCGCGCACTGTGCTGTGCATGGCTTGGAGCTCCCATGGCCGCGCCGACACCGGCGCCTTCTAAGTCGTAA